A single window of Syntrophus aciditrophicus SB DNA harbors:
- a CDS encoding homoserine dehydrogenase — MRNIKLGLIGFGNIGTGVVKLLKENADILERRLGTRLILKRIVDIDITSQRIVSVEPQLLSTDVNSIMNDPEIDIVIELVGGYDPALHFITEALNKGKHVVTANKALLATFGNDLFELAEKKAVNIGFEASVGGTIPIIKTIREALVANRILSVLGIMNGTSNFILTKMTDDRKDFKVVLKEAQDLGFAEADPSFDIEGIDTAHKLAIVLTLSYGKRVPLDELYREGISDISQQDVEFAGELGYRVKLLAIARQHDGLIEARIHPTMVPFHHLLANVNGNYNAFHIIGDASDSVFLYGQGAGMMPTASAVVSDIIDISRDILKGISWRVPARSFQEKVIEEIELMPVDEIISHYYFRFSALDRPGVLSKIAGILAEENISIATVIQKGRKQGQAVPIVMTTHRSKEKNVQRALRQIDRLDIVQDRTVLIRIEDDRLS; from the coding sequence ATGAGGAATATCAAACTCGGGTTAATAGGCTTCGGAAACATAGGAACAGGCGTAGTCAAGCTCTTAAAAGAAAATGCGGATATTCTGGAAAGGCGCCTGGGGACCAGGCTCATCCTGAAAAGGATTGTAGATATCGACATCACTTCTCAAAGAATCGTTTCCGTGGAACCTCAGCTTTTGTCGACCGATGTCAATTCGATTATGAACGATCCGGAAATCGACATCGTCATTGAACTGGTTGGAGGTTATGATCCCGCTCTCCATTTTATCACTGAAGCTTTGAACAAAGGAAAGCATGTCGTCACGGCGAATAAGGCTCTTCTGGCCACCTTTGGCAACGATCTTTTCGAACTTGCCGAAAAGAAGGCGGTAAACATCGGATTTGAAGCCAGCGTTGGAGGGACGATTCCTATCATCAAAACGATCCGGGAGGCGCTGGTTGCCAATAGAATTCTATCCGTTCTGGGCATCATGAACGGCACGTCGAATTTCATTCTGACCAAGATGACGGATGACAGGAAAGATTTCAAGGTTGTTCTGAAAGAGGCTCAGGATCTCGGTTTTGCGGAAGCTGATCCGAGCTTCGATATCGAGGGTATTGATACGGCTCACAAACTGGCCATCGTCCTGACGTTGTCGTACGGGAAAAGAGTACCCCTGGATGAGCTTTACAGGGAGGGCATTTCAGATATCAGTCAGCAGGATGTGGAATTCGCCGGCGAACTGGGATATCGCGTCAAACTGCTTGCCATAGCAAGGCAGCACGATGGACTCATCGAAGCGCGAATTCATCCGACGATGGTCCCGTTTCATCATCTCCTGGCCAATGTAAACGGGAATTACAACGCCTTTCACATTATCGGAGATGCTTCGGATTCCGTGTTTCTCTATGGTCAGGGGGCGGGCATGATGCCTACTGCAAGCGCGGTAGTCAGCGATATCATCGACATATCACGTGACATCTTAAAGGGAATTTCCTGGCGTGTACCGGCCCGATCCTTTCAGGAAAAAGTCATTGAAGAAATCGAACTGATGCCGGTTGATGAAATTATCTCACATTATTATTTCAGATTTTCGGCTCTTGATCGGCCTGGAGTCCTTTCAAAAATCGCCGGCATCCTGGCGGAAGAAAACATCAGCATTGCCACCGTGATTCAGAAAGGAAGAAAACAGGGACAGGCTGTACCGATTGTCATGACAACCCATAGATCGAAGGAAAAGAATGTACAAAGGGCGCTGCGGCAAATCGACAGACTGGATATCGTTCAGGATCGTACCGTACTGATCAGAATAGAGGATGACAGACTATCATGA
- a CDS encoding acyl-CoA thioesterase codes for MKKSTAKIRVMYADTDAMGIVYHTNYIKWFEIGRSEYLREIGVVYAQMEEQGINLPLSEAYCQYLFPAVYDQIILIETEIAYVRRASLKFNYTLLDEKREKTFVEGYTIHACTNRDRKIVRIPLHILEVLKANAPSEE; via the coding sequence TTGAAGAAAAGCACAGCTAAAATCAGAGTCATGTATGCCGATACGGATGCCATGGGCATCGTTTATCATACAAACTATATTAAATGGTTTGAGATCGGACGCTCCGAATATTTAAGGGAAATCGGTGTTGTGTATGCCCAGATGGAAGAGCAGGGGATCAACCTTCCTCTTTCCGAAGCATACTGTCAATATCTTTTTCCCGCGGTGTATGATCAAATCATCCTGATTGAAACGGAAATTGCCTACGTCAGAAGAGCCAGTTTAAAATTCAATTACACCCTTTTAGACGAAAAGAGGGAAAAGACTTTTGTTGAAGGCTACACTATTCATGCCTGTACAAATCGGGACAGAAAAATCGTGCGAATACCACTTCACATTCTTGAAGTACTCAAGGCCAATGCGCCATCTGAGGAATAA
- a CDS encoding DnaJ C-terminal domain-containing protein, which yields MAEDYYKILELEKTATSDEIKKAYRKLALKYHPDKNPDNKEAEEKFKKISEAYAVLSDPEKRKQYDSFGSDTFSQRYTQEDIFRNFDINSILREMGFGGLGGYGPSGSRTYRGRNRTYGTQGGYDPFAELFGEQAQYARVPQKGQDLQYNLSITLEEAVFGGEKKIALQKGDKVDELNIKIPKGINTGKKLRLAGKGNPGLEGGPPGDLYLNITVLPHPLFSREGNDIYIEKTINFSQASLGTTIEVATIDGSTKRIKIPPGTQNNTRIRMKGYGVPNLKGGARGDQYVRITVSVPKKLSERQAALIKSLAEEGL from the coding sequence ATGGCTGAAGATTACTATAAAATTCTTGAACTTGAAAAAACGGCGACAAGCGACGAAATAAAAAAGGCGTACCGGAAACTTGCCTTAAAATATCATCCGGACAAAAATCCAGATAACAAAGAAGCAGAAGAAAAGTTTAAAAAAATCAGCGAAGCCTATGCCGTTCTCAGCGATCCGGAAAAGCGGAAACAATACGACAGCTTCGGTTCAGATACCTTCAGCCAGCGGTATACGCAGGAGGATATTTTCCGGAATTTTGACATCAACTCGATTCTTCGGGAGATGGGCTTCGGTGGTCTGGGAGGTTATGGCCCCTCGGGCTCCCGCACGTATCGTGGAAGAAATCGAACCTATGGAACGCAGGGCGGCTATGATCCGTTTGCCGAGCTTTTCGGAGAGCAAGCTCAGTACGCTCGTGTTCCGCAGAAAGGTCAGGATCTTCAGTACAATCTTTCCATTACCCTTGAAGAAGCGGTGTTCGGTGGTGAAAAGAAAATTGCTCTTCAAAAAGGGGATAAGGTTGACGAGCTCAACATAAAAATTCCTAAAGGCATCAATACGGGAAAGAAGCTGAGACTGGCCGGTAAAGGCAATCCAGGTCTTGAAGGCGGGCCTCCCGGCGATCTGTATTTGAACATCACAGTCCTGCCGCATCCTCTTTTTTCCCGGGAAGGTAATGATATTTATATTGAAAAGACCATTAATTTCAGTCAGGCTTCATTGGGAACGACCATTGAAGTTGCTACGATAGATGGATCGACAAAGCGGATTAAAATTCCTCCGGGAACTCAGAACAATACGCGGATTCGAATGAAAGGCTATGGTGTTCCCAATCTCAAGGGCGGTGCCAGAGGCGATCAATACGTGAGAATCACCGTCAGCGTCCCGAAAAAATTGTCAGAAAGGCAGGCGGCGCTGATTAAGTCACTTGCTGAGGAAGGTCTGTAG
- a CDS encoding YfgM family protein, whose translation MTKKAILGEIEKPDYFQRFIANISQFYVLNKRKVLTIAAVVILVLMIVVGWFTYKYYNEKKAWEEYAEIEKTAVLQESAVNSDILIKKYRDLSSKFSGSQASQLSDYRLGNLYFKNNDIDSAIKSYEKFIANASDENEFKVLSYSSLAYCYESKKDYQKALKALQQAEKVEAGKYFGTFLYRDMGRLYEKMQNRSEALKFYRKALEQSIDPTVTLFIKRKIATLS comes from the coding sequence ATGACAAAAAAAGCAATTTTGGGAGAAATAGAAAAACCGGATTATTTTCAAAGATTTATTGCAAATATTTCTCAATTCTATGTCTTGAACAAGAGAAAAGTTCTTACCATTGCCGCCGTCGTGATTCTGGTGCTTATGATCGTTGTCGGCTGGTTTACATATAAATATTATAACGAAAAAAAGGCATGGGAAGAGTATGCTGAAATTGAGAAAACGGCAGTTTTACAAGAATCTGCCGTCAACAGTGATATCCTCATTAAAAAATATAGAGATCTTTCTTCGAAATTTTCAGGAAGTCAAGCTTCCCAGTTGAGCGATTACCGGTTAGGGAATCTTTACTTCAAAAATAATGACATCGATTCAGCGATAAAGTCCTATGAAAAATTTATTGCGAATGCCTCCGACGAAAATGAATTTAAAGTGCTTTCCTATAGCAGCCTTGCCTATTGCTATGAATCAAAGAAAGATTATCAGAAAGCGCTGAAGGCGTTGCAACAGGCGGAGAAAGTTGAAGCGGGGAAATACTTCGGGACTTTCCTTTATCGGGATATGGGCAGGCTTTATGAAAAAATGCAGAATCGCAGCGAAGCCCTGAAATTTTACAGAAAAGCCCTGGAGCAATCGATTGACCCGACTGTCACCCTTTTCATTAAGCGTAAAATAGCAACCCTTTCCTGA
- a CDS encoding cofactor-independent phosphoglycerate mutase: MKYVIILGDGMADYPIDEIDGKTPLEAACTPNMDQMAAEGTLGLIDTIPHGLQPGSDVANLSVLGYDPLETYTGRGPLEAASLGLELESGDVAFRCNLVTLGPIENPMMEDFTSGHISSGEAQEIINDLNKEMGSDTYRFYPGVGYRHLMVWRRGQEALETTPPHDITGRSVYHYLPRGEGADQVIRLMKRSQKILKDHPVNRNRISAGLKPANSIWLWGQGKAPKIVRLTDRYSIRGGMISAVDLLNGIGKYAGLEKIHVEGVTGYTDTNYAGKAEQALAALKDMDFVFIHVEAPDEMGHEGSLAGKIRSIEDLDKKVVGTVLEGIKNFNDYRVLVLSDHPTPIILRTHSGEPSPFAVLSSEKHENMASGWSFCESSAKKSGLFISPGHHLMDLFLKGWRSFIEEKHS, encoded by the coding sequence ATGAAATACGTGATTATTTTAGGGGATGGAATGGCTGACTATCCCATCGATGAAATTGATGGCAAAACCCCTCTCGAAGCAGCCTGCACCCCCAATATGGATCAAATGGCTGCCGAGGGAACTCTGGGGTTGATTGACACAATTCCTCATGGATTGCAACCGGGAAGCGATGTTGCCAATCTTTCCGTTCTGGGTTACGATCCACTGGAAACCTATACCGGGCGGGGACCGCTTGAAGCGGCCAGCCTTGGACTTGAACTGGAATCCGGAGATGTGGCCTTCCGATGCAATCTGGTTACCTTGGGACCGATTGAAAATCCAATGATGGAAGATTTTACATCGGGTCATATCAGTTCGGGAGAGGCGCAAGAGATCATCAATGACCTGAATAAAGAAATGGGTTCCGATACCTACAGATTTTATCCCGGCGTGGGTTACAGACATCTCATGGTGTGGCGCAGGGGACAGGAAGCTCTGGAAACAACACCGCCACACGACATTACAGGCCGGTCAGTTTATCATTACCTGCCCAGAGGCGAAGGGGCGGATCAGGTTATCAGACTGATGAAGCGTTCTCAGAAAATCCTTAAAGATCATCCTGTAAACAGAAATCGTATTTCGGCAGGGCTGAAACCCGCAAATTCCATCTGGCTTTGGGGGCAGGGAAAGGCGCCGAAAATTGTTCGACTCACTGACCGCTATTCTATCAGGGGAGGAATGATTTCTGCCGTAGATTTACTTAATGGAATCGGGAAGTACGCAGGGCTCGAAAAAATTCATGTTGAAGGCGTAACGGGATATACGGACACAAATTACGCAGGCAAAGCGGAGCAGGCCCTGGCCGCGCTGAAGGATATGGATTTCGTCTTTATCCATGTGGAAGCACCGGATGAAATGGGACATGAGGGTTCCCTGGCCGGAAAAATCCGTTCCATAGAGGATCTCGACAAGAAGGTGGTAGGAACGGTACTTGAGGGCATCAAAAATTTTAATGACTACAGAGTCCTGGTCCTCAGCGATCACCCGACGCCGATCATCCTTAGAACCCATTCAGGAGAGCCAAGTCCCTTTGCGGTTCTTTCATCTGAAAAACATGAAAACATGGCGTCGGGATGGTCTTTTTGCGAATCATCTGCAAAAAAGAGTGGATTGTTCATATCTCCGGGACACCATCTCATGGATCTGTTCTTGAAGGGATGGAGGTCTTTTATTGAAGAAAAGCACAGCTAA
- a CDS encoding UPF0280 family protein, with protein sequence MKYIERTYRNQISCKFLTSFHVCEEQTDLFIQADQDLTNNAAASVHHYRTHLKYYMQSHPEFVTSFRPLPEDDLAPPIVKAMLKASRYAGVGPLAAVAGAVAEFVGRDLMNSSSQVVVENGGDIFLNASQELNIAVFAGDSPLSYQIALRIKPGDTPLGICTSSGTVGHSISFGKADAVCVKAKSAALADAAATAIGNRVMNKADIKHALESGALIQGVLGILIILEKQMGVIGDMELI encoded by the coding sequence ATGAAATACATTGAGCGAACATACCGAAATCAGATTTCATGTAAATTTCTGACATCGTTTCATGTCTGTGAAGAACAGACCGATCTTTTTATTCAGGCGGATCAGGATCTGACAAATAACGCGGCAGCCTCTGTACATCATTACCGCACTCATCTCAAATACTACATGCAGTCTCACCCTGAATTTGTTACATCCTTCAGACCATTGCCTGAAGATGATCTGGCCCCGCCGATTGTGAAGGCCATGCTGAAGGCCAGTAGATACGCCGGTGTTGGTCCTTTAGCTGCGGTGGCGGGGGCCGTCGCGGAATTTGTGGGGCGGGATCTTATGAACTCTTCATCCCAGGTCGTTGTTGAAAATGGAGGAGATATTTTTCTCAATGCGTCGCAAGAATTAAACATTGCCGTTTTTGCGGGTGATTCACCCTTGAGTTATCAAATCGCCTTAAGGATAAAACCAGGTGACACACCGCTGGGTATTTGCACCTCATCGGGAACGGTTGGTCATTCAATCAGCTTTGGAAAAGCAGATGCCGTATGCGTGAAAGCCAAATCAGCTGCTCTTGCTGATGCTGCGGCGACGGCTATTGGGAATCGAGTCATGAATAAAGCCGATATAAAACATGCCCTCGAATCGGGAGCTCTCATTCAGGGTGTCCTGGGAATATTGATTATTCTGGAGAAACAGATGGGCGTAATCGGAGATATGGAACTGATATAA